A region from the Leptospira venezuelensis genome encodes:
- a CDS encoding PAS domain S-box protein — MRSSILIIEDREEEYIWIRTLLGGIESFTPSCTRALDFQDALNRTKTEFFDVILFQYSSQNSLELLEKSQILPSLIVIAENQESREVLKNSKIHFADLLLKENVNSDLLDRSIRLVLQTKSTVENLNLLKIGIERSKDIFLITEASPIDEPGPKIVYVNSAFERLTGYKREEVLGKTPRILQGPKTDRATLDRIRKAVTEAKPCFEEVINYDKDGREYWIEMDIFPIVNDHGIVTHLMGIERDITERRNTEERIRHSQKMEAVGQLAGGMAHDFNNLLNVILANLDLLEMKLKDSDDLMKRVRSAQDAIQRGVEVNKRLLAFSRKQALNPESCDVNRVLKDFIPILDRIKTEKIEIEYEISDEISICDIEKTGLENAVLNLALNARDAMPEGGKIFISTGFVHNGDTKGPKIFGLEAKDYFLVTVTDTGTGMDDITKARIFDPFFSTKGGGKGTGLGLTMVYGFVKQSNGFLKVITAPEYGSSFLIFLPVHNQDKNEQALPTKKKTLVMEENRETAELACVYLRELGYEPHVSSDMKRLAKFFSGDPEISFVLLDLQLVDSKGIDLKKELERFGSGKIIATSSGRGESLELPNTVPLVRKPYTKTSLKEAVRSIGEILP; from the coding sequence ATGCGGTCCAGTATTTTAATTATAGAAGATAGGGAAGAAGAATATATCTGGATCCGAACTCTATTAGGAGGCATCGAATCCTTTACTCCTAGCTGTACAAGAGCCTTGGACTTTCAGGATGCCTTGAATAGGACCAAGACAGAATTTTTTGACGTTATACTATTTCAATATAGTTCTCAAAATAGTTTAGAACTTTTGGAGAAGTCCCAGATCCTTCCCTCCTTAATTGTAATTGCAGAAAATCAGGAAAGCAGAGAAGTCCTTAAAAATTCTAAGATCCATTTTGCAGATCTTTTGCTTAAAGAAAATGTGAATTCTGATCTTTTGGACCGTTCTATTCGGCTTGTATTACAAACTAAGTCAACAGTAGAAAATCTAAATCTTCTTAAGATAGGTATCGAGAGATCTAAAGATATTTTTTTGATCACGGAAGCTTCTCCTATCGATGAACCTGGACCAAAGATAGTATATGTAAATAGCGCATTTGAGAGACTGACAGGTTATAAAAGAGAAGAAGTATTAGGAAAAACTCCTAGAATTCTGCAAGGCCCTAAAACAGATAGGGCGACGTTGGATCGGATCCGGAAGGCGGTCACAGAAGCCAAACCTTGTTTCGAAGAAGTTATTAATTACGATAAAGACGGAAGAGAATATTGGATTGAAATGGATATCTTTCCAATCGTAAACGATCATGGTATCGTTACTCACTTGATGGGGATCGAGAGAGACATTACAGAAAGACGAAATACCGAAGAAAGAATTAGACATTCCCAAAAAATGGAAGCAGTAGGCCAACTCGCAGGAGGAATGGCGCATGACTTTAATAATTTATTAAATGTAATATTAGCAAATCTAGATCTTCTTGAAATGAAGTTGAAAGATTCTGATGATCTAATGAAAAGAGTTCGTTCTGCGCAAGACGCAATTCAAAGAGGAGTCGAGGTCAACAAAAGGCTTCTTGCTTTTTCTAGAAAGCAGGCCTTGAATCCTGAGTCATGCGACGTAAATCGGGTATTAAAGGACTTTATCCCTATTTTGGATCGGATCAAGACTGAAAAAATTGAAATTGAGTATGAGATCTCCGACGAGATATCGATTTGCGACATTGAAAAGACAGGACTCGAAAATGCGGTTCTGAATCTTGCATTGAATGCAAGAGATGCAATGCCTGAAGGTGGTAAAATATTTATTTCTACCGGATTTGTGCATAATGGAGATACAAAGGGGCCTAAAATTTTCGGTTTGGAAGCAAAGGATTATTTTTTAGTCACCGTTACTGATACTGGGACTGGGATGGACGATATAACGAAGGCTCGTATATTTGATCCGTTTTTTTCCACAAAGGGTGGAGGGAAAGGAACCGGTTTGGGATTGACCATGGTTTATGGTTTTGTAAAACAATCGAACGGTTTTTTAAAAGTTATCACTGCACCGGAATATGGCTCCAGTTTTCTAATTTTCTTGCCGGTGCATAATCAGGATAAAAATGAACAAGCTCTCCCTACCAAAAAGAAAACTTTGGTTATGGAAGAAAATCGAGAAACTGCTGAGTTGGCCTGTGTATACTTAAGGGAATTGGGTTACGAACCTCATGTGAGTTCGGATATGAAACGATTGGCAAAATTTTTCTCAGGCGATCCAGAGATCTCATTCGTTTTGTTGGACCTCCAACTTGTGGATTCTAAGGGTATAGATCTAAAAAAAGAACTGGAAAGATTTGGTTCCGGAAAAATAATCGCTACTTCCTCGGGGCGGGGTGAAAGTTTAGAACTTCCTAATACTGTTCCGTTGGTCCGAAAACCATATACCAAGACCTCATTGAAAGAAGCGGTTCGTAGTATCGGAGAAATTCTTCCATGA
- a CDS encoding EAL domain-containing response regulator, with product MTDSRNSKKLLILDDEEEIAKILGEIAVDCGFEVSLSHTAPDFLDKVDPSFDCVILDLMIPGMDGVDVIRFLSEKDVHPDVILISGADRRTLHSAETLAGEYGLHIAAVMEKPIRVSDIRNTLSAIAEKESDISSRTKSGGQGKSGPTFEKEEVLDAVRADQFVLFYQPKFDLKTGRVEGFEALVRWNHPKLGLVFPDSFLPLMEKETAILNLMTEKIIDIALDETRIWHTNGRKLRVAVNVSPVTLTELDFPERILAKIKNKGIPQSQFQMEITETGFLENIRFTQDILTRLRIRGIGLSIDDFGTGYSSLKQLHRFPFTEMKIDKSFVMDSPRDRESLFICQASVDLGHKLGMTVVAEGIETAEVERLMKEAGCDVGQGYYYSKPVHPEKIPEILSKFG from the coding sequence ATGACCGATTCAAGAAATTCTAAAAAACTTCTGATCCTGGACGATGAAGAAGAGATCGCAAAGATCTTAGGAGAGATCGCAGTTGATTGCGGTTTTGAGGTTTCATTATCGCATACTGCTCCCGATTTTCTAGATAAAGTGGATCCAAGTTTCGATTGTGTGATCCTGGATCTTATGATCCCGGGTATGGATGGAGTTGATGTCATCCGATTCTTGTCTGAGAAGGATGTTCATCCTGACGTGATATTGATCTCAGGCGCGGACAGAAGGACACTTCATAGCGCGGAAACATTGGCTGGAGAATACGGACTGCACATTGCTGCTGTTATGGAAAAGCCGATTCGAGTTTCTGATATTAGAAATACGTTATCTGCAATAGCTGAAAAAGAATCGGATATTTCTTCTCGTACCAAATCTGGTGGGCAAGGAAAATCAGGCCCTACATTCGAAAAGGAAGAAGTTCTGGATGCAGTTCGCGCTGATCAATTTGTATTATTTTATCAACCTAAATTCGATCTAAAGACAGGAAGGGTAGAAGGTTTTGAGGCCTTAGTGAGATGGAACCATCCTAAACTAGGATTGGTATTTCCCGATTCTTTTCTACCTTTGATGGAAAAAGAAACCGCTATCTTGAATCTAATGACTGAGAAAATTATAGATATAGCATTAGATGAGACAAGAATCTGGCATACGAACGGACGAAAGCTCCGTGTGGCGGTTAATGTATCTCCTGTAACTTTGACAGAACTGGACTTTCCAGAAAGGATCCTTGCGAAAATTAAGAACAAGGGTATCCCGCAAAGCCAATTCCAAATGGAGATCACCGAGACTGGCTTTTTAGAGAACATTCGTTTTACTCAGGATATTTTAACCAGGCTTAGGATACGTGGGATTGGATTATCTATTGATGATTTTGGTACGGGCTATTCTTCATTGAAGCAATTACATCGGTTTCCTTTTACAGAAATGAAAATAGATAAGTCCTTTGTTATGGATTCCCCAAGGGACAGAGAATCTTTGTTTATTTGCCAGGCATCTGTTGATCTAGGGCATAAGTTAGGAATGACTGTTGTAGCAGAAGGAATAGAGACCGCCGAAGTAGAAAGATTAATGAAGGAAGCAGGTTGTGATGTGGGCCAGGGATATTATTATTCTAAGCCTGTTCATCCCGAAAAAATCCCAGAAATTCTTTCCAAATTCGGTTAA
- a CDS encoding glycosyltransferase family 2 protein has protein sequence MSAPWANSKFLIPALNEEETLPKVLDSLFRFGILPEQILILDNGSKDSTPAIAIDAGVILVQEPKKGYGAACLAGIHYLQERKISPEFIVFMDADGSDDLNNLEDLFSVFSRDPNTNFVIGSRNLGYAEPGSLSFLQKFGNWLSCFLIRSFYGVKFTDLGPFRILRWRSLLDLDLQDLTWGWNLEMQIKAIRNGFTIQEVPVHYRNRKGGKSKISGNLIGSFKAGTKILYIFFKLTFFENRPK, from the coding sequence TTGTCAGCTCCCTGGGCAAATTCCAAATTTCTGATCCCAGCCCTAAATGAAGAGGAAACCTTGCCAAAGGTTTTAGACTCTCTTTTCAGATTTGGGATCTTGCCCGAACAAATTTTAATTCTGGATAACGGATCCAAGGATTCCACTCCGGCGATCGCAATTGATGCAGGAGTGATTTTAGTCCAAGAACCAAAGAAAGGTTATGGAGCCGCATGTTTAGCGGGAATACATTATCTTCAGGAAAGAAAAATTTCTCCTGAGTTTATAGTGTTCATGGATGCAGATGGTTCGGATGATCTCAATAATCTTGAGGATCTATTTTCTGTATTCTCACGAGATCCAAATACAAATTTTGTGATAGGTTCCAGAAATTTAGGATATGCTGAACCAGGTTCGTTATCCTTTTTGCAGAAGTTCGGGAACTGGCTTTCCTGTTTTTTGATCCGCTCTTTTTATGGAGTAAAATTTACTGATCTAGGACCATTTCGTATTTTAAGATGGCGATCCTTGCTTGATTTGGATCTGCAAGATCTTACTTGGGGATGGAATCTAGAAATGCAAATCAAGGCAATCCGAAACGGATTTACGATCCAAGAAGTTCCTGTTCATTATCGAAATAGAAAAGGCGGAAAGTCTAAGATCAGTGGAAATTTGATCGGAAGTTTTAAGGCAGGTACAAAAATACTTTATATTTTCTTTAAGTTAACTTTTTTCGAGAATAGGCCGAAATAA
- a CDS encoding multiheme c-type cytochrome, whose product MFLNKRRSLILAVISLSLTASLFYCIFTKSKDKPIPVDEVFSQAPWSKPLPHLPPLTAVGEVRAENCGKCHVEIYAEWKTSTHANALSDLQFQSELSKSSSPRWLCLNCHTPIANQRETLVNYLNNGDYRTPIEEPNPNFDPKMKAEGVTCAVCHVRIDEQGNSYVLGANGTTKPPHPVKIDPEKLRNRCLDCHNANYVLDDQLVCAFKTGIELEQKGNSHGKIACGSCHMGELQRKLVKPELNTPIRTSHKHSFIGGGVPKKFELYDNQIPGGYRTGLKIEPLQLNKKGNDLKYSISLTNEKAAHNIPTGDPERFILLKISLLDSKGKSLSTKEIKFGQEWEWYPKARLVADTRILPGETKVWKDLFTGIEGQSKIVFEIYHTRLKESNAEHMRKNSENIHSDLRKKISKIENFYPFSSIVYKEEIDLNSGKSRIYSPEELFRISKNRRGE is encoded by the coding sequence ATGTTCTTAAACAAAAGAAGAAGTTTAATATTAGCGGTCATATCTTTATCTTTGACCGCCAGTTTGTTTTATTGTATATTTACTAAATCGAAAGATAAACCAATCCCTGTGGATGAGGTATTCTCCCAAGCTCCTTGGTCCAAACCTTTACCACATTTACCTCCTCTTACTGCAGTCGGAGAAGTTAGGGCAGAGAATTGCGGAAAATGCCATGTAGAAATTTATGCAGAATGGAAAACATCCACTCATGCAAACGCTCTTTCTGATCTTCAGTTCCAATCTGAACTTTCTAAGTCTTCCTCCCCTCGTTGGCTTTGTTTAAACTGCCATACCCCAATCGCAAACCAGAGAGAAACTCTAGTTAACTACTTAAATAATGGGGATTATAGAACTCCGATCGAAGAACCAAATCCAAACTTCGATCCTAAAATGAAAGCAGAAGGAGTTACATGTGCAGTATGCCATGTTCGTATAGACGAACAAGGAAACTCATATGTATTGGGGGCAAACGGAACTACAAAACCTCCTCATCCAGTGAAAATTGATCCAGAAAAACTGAGGAACAGATGCCTCGACTGTCATAATGCAAATTATGTTTTGGATGACCAATTGGTATGCGCTTTCAAAACGGGAATCGAATTGGAACAAAAGGGAAATTCCCATGGAAAGATTGCATGCGGCTCCTGCCATATGGGAGAATTACAGCGTAAACTGGTCAAACCAGAGCTAAACACTCCGATCAGGACTTCTCATAAACATTCTTTTATTGGCGGAGGAGTTCCGAAAAAATTCGAACTCTATGATAATCAGATTCCTGGAGGATATAGAACCGGCTTAAAAATCGAACCTCTTCAATTAAATAAAAAAGGGAATGATCTGAAATATTCAATTTCCCTTACAAATGAAAAGGCTGCTCATAATATTCCAACCGGAGATCCAGAAAGATTTATACTTTTAAAAATTTCATTATTGGATTCGAAAGGTAAATCTCTATCGACAAAAGAGATCAAGTTCGGACAAGAATGGGAGTGGTATCCTAAGGCAAGACTTGTTGCAGATACTCGTATTCTTCCGGGGGAAACCAAGGTCTGGAAGGATCTATTTACCGGAATCGAAGGCCAATCTAAAATCGTATTCGAAATTTATCATACTCGATTGAAAGAATCCAATGCGGAACATATGAGAAAGAATAGTGAAAATATTCACTCAGATCTTCGCAAAAAGATCTCTAAAATAGAAAATTTTTATCCTTTTTCCAGCATAGTTTATAAAGAAGAAATAGATTTAAACTCGGGAAAGAGTAGGATTTATTCTCCCGAGGAACTTTTCAGGATCTCTAAAAACAGAAGAGGAGAATAG
- a CDS encoding sulfurtransferase gives MKLIISFALVFLISSSLFASEKLSGVRGWFISAPEALFLHGQGAVFVDARDGIRISTFSKSVSLGWQEISQKEFPNQGNLVQASDAKELLRKKGLDTNKIILVFGDPTGGWGEEGRIVWSLRTLGFSKSFIVDGGVNALHKASNSPVPNRPEILSKINTSPSENKNWSADSKLVQTELSDRKFAFIDTREEREFLGQTPYGESRGGHLPGAKWIYYKQFLDKEGYLLSEAKITAKLYELGISKDKTVISYCTGGVRSGWMTSVLVSLGYNAKNYAGSMWEWSSKGEQNHPLVTR, from the coding sequence ATGAAACTCATAATCTCCTTTGCACTAGTTTTTCTAATTTCATCTTCCCTTTTCGCCTCCGAAAAACTTTCAGGAGTCAGAGGATGGTTCATTAGCGCACCCGAAGCATTATTCTTACATGGACAAGGTGCGGTGTTCGTAGATGCAAGAGATGGGATTAGAATTTCCACATTCTCCAAGTCAGTATCATTGGGCTGGCAAGAGATCTCTCAAAAAGAATTTCCTAACCAAGGAAATTTAGTCCAAGCTTCAGATGCAAAGGAACTCCTACGTAAAAAGGGTTTGGATACGAACAAGATCATATTGGTATTCGGAGATCCTACGGGAGGATGGGGAGAAGAAGGCAGAATCGTCTGGTCCTTACGCACATTAGGTTTTTCTAAATCTTTTATCGTGGATGGAGGAGTTAACGCTTTACATAAGGCTTCTAATTCTCCCGTTCCAAACCGTCCAGAAATCCTTTCTAAAATAAATACTTCTCCTTCTGAAAATAAAAATTGGTCGGCAGATTCCAAATTAGTCCAAACAGAACTTTCTGATAGAAAATTCGCTTTTATAGATACCAGAGAAGAAAGAGAATTTTTAGGACAAACTCCTTACGGAGAATCCAGAGGAGGACATCTTCCTGGAGCAAAATGGATCTATTACAAGCAGTTTTTAGATAAAGAAGGATATCTATTGAGTGAGGCTAAAATCACAGCAAAATTATATGAATTAGGGATTTCCAAAGATAAGACTGTGATCTCTTATTGTACTGGAGGGGTTAGATCTGGTTGGATGACATCCGTTCTAGTTTCTTTAGGTTATAACGCAAAAAATTATGCAGGATCTATGTGGGAATGGTCTTCCAAAGGGGAGCAAAACCATCCCCTAGTAACTAGATGA
- a CDS encoding helix-turn-helix domain-containing protein: protein MPTIDPIERGLIQSIGTLVRKRRQELGLSLGKLAELSQVSRGMLSLVESGKAAPSIALLWKISKAIRLPLSSLMEFSKEEFPKIYRKEDSSENSVEENQYVIRPLLHEETRFQTRLFEIKLLSGVAKTFITKVQSKQRQNLFLQSGALRLKVGGKWFDLQEGDSMTFLGKDLQELANLGEKDSYLIWSSSLSDD from the coding sequence ATGCCAACGATCGATCCGATTGAAAGAGGCCTGATCCAATCTATTGGAACCTTGGTTCGTAAGAGAAGACAGGAGTTAGGTCTCTCTCTTGGAAAGCTTGCAGAATTATCTCAGGTAAGCAGAGGAATGTTAAGCCTTGTGGAATCAGGAAAGGCCGCCCCATCTATAGCGTTATTATGGAAAATTTCGAAAGCAATCCGTTTGCCTTTATCCAGCCTCATGGAATTTTCTAAAGAGGAATTTCCTAAAATTTACAGGAAAGAAGACTCCAGTGAAAATTCTGTAGAAGAGAATCAGTATGTGATCCGTCCTCTTCTTCATGAAGAAACTCGATTTCAAACTAGACTGTTTGAGATTAAACTTCTCTCAGGAGTTGCCAAAACATTCATTACGAAAGTGCAATCCAAACAAAGACAGAATTTGTTCCTACAATCAGGCGCACTTCGTTTGAAAGTAGGTGGCAAATGGTTTGACCTGCAAGAAGGAGACAGCATGACCTTTTTAGGAAAAGATCTGCAAGAACTTGCAAATTTAGGGGAGAAGGACTCCTACCTGATCTGGTCCTCTTCTCTTTCTGATGATTGA
- a CDS encoding sulfurtransferase, with product MKNTLIYSSLLAIALGLLGNCGEGSSDSSAAALAALGGGASSVKVASASDLSIESADDYNDNQFGLITAATLRSWVNNWANNKPAGITGNLVIFQANKVGADANKSLILPTTGVKVFVSVAGNNTAVYSWKTFRETRYNGLISIPGGTATSGGNGLLSGANVDEWFHTYGVDPTKDLIVFASGNGDNYGAIGHQHYTLRYWGVAHEHLAILNGSIKGQFPEAELGNDTDESVPPLNGTFSVKQLKNVDNRILTLSIEDTIEVAKNNGHHSVKGLSSTVLISDNRTANNNNDISVYTSAAGWQEYNGGENTTGTTKSGGGAVAFEGHLKGAVFVPHYNLVDRSSLDNTYAYGASAAGSFNTVKFKSKADVKDIWDTYGTTGGPNAGASAYEEGQTILQYCRTNTRTQTSGISTQLILGRPSVFLEDGWSIFGFLSGNFPAANFNDDVTAGASSYPSVPVKFAADVQGAIESGVRGSGDGPHYNTGVKKSTVDYFQINSSATTTKQAFVEDWNYKNQ from the coding sequence ATGAAAAATACGCTCATTTATTCGAGCCTCCTGGCAATTGCGCTGGGATTACTCGGGAATTGTGGAGAGGGATCTTCTGACAGTTCCGCTGCAGCATTAGCTGCTCTTGGGGGTGGAGCATCAAGTGTAAAAGTAGCTAGTGCTTCCGATCTATCGATCGAGTCTGCGGACGATTATAACGATAACCAATTTGGTCTTATCACTGCTGCAACTTTAAGAAGCTGGGTAAACAATTGGGCAAACAATAAGCCTGCAGGTATTACCGGAAACTTAGTGATCTTCCAAGCTAACAAGGTTGGGGCGGATGCTAACAAAAGTTTGATCCTTCCTACAACTGGAGTGAAAGTTTTTGTCTCCGTTGCAGGAAACAATACTGCAGTTTATTCTTGGAAAACTTTTAGAGAGACTAGATATAACGGCTTGATCTCGATCCCTGGAGGAACAGCAACTTCTGGAGGAAACGGACTCTTAAGTGGAGCTAACGTAGATGAATGGTTCCATACTTATGGAGTCGATCCTACTAAGGACTTGATCGTATTCGCAAGTGGTAACGGAGACAACTACGGAGCGATTGGGCACCAACATTATACATTAAGATACTGGGGAGTGGCTCACGAACATCTCGCAATCCTGAACGGAAGTATCAAAGGACAATTCCCGGAAGCGGAATTGGGTAATGACACAGACGAGTCCGTTCCACCTTTAAACGGAACCTTCTCCGTAAAACAACTGAAGAATGTGGATAACAGAATTCTTACGTTGAGTATTGAAGATACGATAGAGGTTGCTAAGAATAACGGACACCATAGTGTGAAAGGACTTTCATCTACCGTTCTTATCTCGGACAACAGAACTGCAAATAATAACAACGATATCAGCGTGTATACTTCTGCTGCAGGATGGCAAGAGTATAACGGTGGAGAGAACACCACTGGAACTACTAAGTCAGGAGGTGGAGCTGTTGCTTTCGAAGGTCACTTGAAAGGTGCAGTATTCGTTCCTCACTACAATCTAGTAGATCGTTCTTCTTTGGATAACACTTACGCATACGGAGCTTCCGCTGCGGGATCTTTCAATACTGTGAAGTTCAAGTCCAAGGCTGATGTTAAGGATATCTGGGACACTTACGGAACTACAGGTGGACCTAACGCAGGTGCGTCTGCTTACGAAGAAGGTCAAACCATTCTTCAATACTGCAGAACGAACACCAGAACTCAAACAAGTGGAATTTCCACACAGTTGATCTTAGGACGTCCTTCTGTGTTCTTAGAAGATGGATGGAGTATTTTCGGATTCTTATCTGGAAACTTCCCTGCTGCGAATTTCAACGATGATGTAACTGCGGGAGCTTCTTCTTATCCTTCCGTTCCAGTTAAGTTCGCTGCTGACGTTCAAGGAGCGATCGAGTCCGGTGTTAGAGGATCCGGAGATGGACCTCACTATAACACAGGTGTGAAAAAATCCACCGTGGATTATTTCCAGATCAATTCATCGGCGACCACAACCAAACAAGCATTCGTAGAGGATTGGAATTACAAAAACCAATAA
- a CDS encoding sulfurtransferase produces the protein MFHLKIRNLGVCLLLIPFLGSCDAPEYITPYEKLALLRPVEVFNTSQLLSVSKEDYSDNTYGLITASTLESWRSNWAANHPAAISGRLIIFQISGGTLSGSYIRPETGVRVYGITATSTDYTFFGQTRFNGLLDTETIVPEGKNIDAFLKRFGVNPATDLIVFAQDIPSDGNLMMTLRSWYTLYYWGVEKTHLAVLNGAVSTKIASSQLTGGSSYTVPTTSGAGTVGNLYRDHTILQATLADIFNAVQGITNPTFEGSTPAPAGGSFILDARAPTEYDGSGSTVGPSNYTCADTPSCYTSFEGHIKGAKNIWFTNFINANKEFLPKSDLQNLLASNGYTEGQTILTYCRTNVRSSITGFATLAILGYPTRFYDGSWVEWGSLAYDTNGNWSNLSAVSAWRTDRSTVTESITYNVGKSGIDASNISNLGTYFTPERSFAKGTNDVIKQDKKYLSGSASSGGGGGGSSGGGGGGNPCGG, from the coding sequence ATGTTTCATTTAAAAATTAGAAATTTAGGAGTTTGTTTATTACTAATTCCTTTTTTAGGATCCTGCGATGCTCCGGAGTATATTACTCCTTATGAGAAGCTTGCTCTTTTGCGACCTGTAGAAGTTTTTAATACTTCGCAACTTTTGTCAGTGTCCAAAGAAGATTATAGTGATAATACATATGGACTGATCACTGCATCCACTTTAGAATCTTGGAGATCGAATTGGGCGGCAAATCATCCTGCTGCGATTAGTGGAAGATTGATCATCTTTCAGATTAGCGGAGGAACACTTTCCGGTTCGTATATAAGACCTGAGACTGGGGTGAGAGTGTATGGGATCACGGCAACTTCTACCGATTACACTTTTTTTGGTCAGACTAGATTTAATGGTCTACTCGATACTGAGACAATCGTTCCGGAAGGGAAGAATATAGATGCATTCTTAAAACGTTTTGGAGTGAATCCTGCAACGGATCTAATCGTGTTTGCTCAGGATATTCCTTCGGATGGGAATCTGATGATGACTCTTCGTTCCTGGTACACATTGTATTATTGGGGAGTGGAAAAAACTCATCTTGCAGTTTTGAATGGAGCGGTTTCTACTAAGATCGCTTCTTCTCAACTTACTGGTGGATCTTCTTATACAGTTCCTACAACTAGCGGAGCTGGCACTGTTGGAAACTTATACAGAGATCATACGATCTTACAGGCAACACTCGCGGACATTTTTAATGCAGTCCAAGGTATTACGAATCCTACATTTGAAGGCTCCACTCCTGCACCTGCAGGTGGAAGTTTCATCTTAGATGCAAGAGCTCCTACGGAATATGATGGAAGTGGATCCACTGTTGGACCTTCTAATTATACATGCGCGGATACTCCAAGTTGTTACACTTCTTTCGAAGGCCATATTAAGGGTGCAAAAAACATTTGGTTCACGAATTTCATCAATGCAAATAAAGAGTTCCTGCCAAAATCGGATCTCCAAAATTTACTCGCATCGAACGGATATACGGAAGGACAGACAATCCTTACCTATTGCAGAACTAATGTAAGATCTTCTATCACAGGATTTGCAACTCTTGCGATCCTTGGATATCCCACCAGATTTTATGACGGTTCTTGGGTAGAATGGGGATCTCTCGCTTACGATACGAATGGAAATTGGTCCAATCTAAGCGCAGTATCTGCATGGAGAACGGACCGTTCTACAGTTACTGAATCGATTACGTATAACGTGGGAAAATCCGGTATAGACGCATCCAATATTTCTAATTTAGGAACTTATTTCACACCTGAACGCAGCTTTGCGAAAGGTACAAATGATGTCATAAAGCAAGATAAGAAATATCTTTCAGGTTCTGCTTCTTCCGGTGGCGGAGGAGGCGGTAGTTCAGGAGGAGGTGGAGGAGGAAATCCTTGCGGAGGGTAA